DNA sequence from the Candoia aspera isolate rCanAsp1 chromosome 10, rCanAsp1.hap2, whole genome shotgun sequence genome:
ATTTTTTGCCCTGAGATGGCTGTGGCTGAGTGCCCTCCAAGCTGACACTCCCTAaaactctctccctctcttgccTGTAGGAGTTTGCAGCTGTTTGAACAAACTGGGATCCCCCATAGTGAGCTGCTACAACAGCAGCATGAGGAAAAAGGGGGAGGACCATTGGGGGGTCCCCTGAAGTATCCCAACCCTTGCATCTTGTGGCTTTATGCAGAACAGGCAGGTAAGGAAGAGGGAGGGTCTGGTGATGGTGGCCAGCCTTCCTCTCTCAGGCTGAAGGAGGTTGAGAAGCATGACTGTTCTGGCTTTTGCAGGTCCTGTTGGAAATATGTGCAGTTTTCTTCTCATGGTCAAGTTGTGTGGTTTACAGCTATTCTCTGCACGTGGGCTGCTGAGTGTGACTTTGGAGCTGACACCTCTGTCAACCTTCCAGAGCCTTTGCAGGTTGCAACCTGACCTTTTCATCTGCTGGGTTTCCCTCAGTTCTGGAGGCACGACTGGACCAGCGGGTGGACGTGATGCTGGAGGCTGGGCTGCTGGAGGAGCTGCAGACGTTTCACCAGCAATACAACCAGGAGAGGGTGGCTGAGAACAGGTGAGAACTCTTGCTCTTGCTTGGGAAGTGGGCGCtggtaaggatggagagcagcaAGCCAATCCTTCAGAAGGACTGAGCTGGCCTAAGATGGGGTGCCTGGATCACAGCCTTGGGGCTTAGGAGGCCAGATTCTGCCTTAGTGATCAACAGCAGGCCTGCAGGAGATGTTGGCCACCTGCTCCTCATCCCTTTTCCCCAGCCAGGATTATCAGCAGGGTATTTTCCAGTCCATTGGCTTCAAGGAATTCCACCAGTTCCTGATTTCCAAGGACACGAGCCCAGAGGAAGTGAGACACCAGTTGTTGGACCAAGGTGAGGATCTGCTTGGGGGGAAGGCACTTCTGAAGAGCAGGCTGTGGAGTTGTTTGATTGGCAGGCCAGAGAATTAGGCAAGCCTTAGCGTAACAGGTGAACGCATGTTCTGGGGGCAGAACTCATTTTCCGACAATCTGAAATACGACTGGGCCAGAGGAAATAAATGGGGCGTCAAGCAAAGAATTCGCGGTACCTTCCCCACAGCACTGGGAGACCAGTTTGGATTGGCGTGACTGAACTCCCTGCCGGGGCCAGTCTCTCGTGGTTCTACCGTGACCTTTCCCTGAACTCTTTCAGCCATTCAGGCCTTCAGGACGGTGACCAAGAGGTATGCCCGGAAGCAAAACAAGTGGGTCCAGAACCGATTCCTGAGGCGTAAGTCCTTCCTCCCCGCTGCTCCTTTTCTCAGCTGGCCGGGAGAGAGACGGGTGCCCCTTCTCTTCTTCGGCCTCTTGGCATCTGTGGCATGCCAGGCACCCTAATCTGAGCCAAAGCTTGCTCTGCAAGTCACTCCTCAAGTGCCAGGGTTCTCATCTGGGAAATGGGTAACAATAGTAAAGGCTGGAgtcctatctatcatctatctatctatctatctatcatccatccatccatccatccatccattcaatttgtccccgcccatttcctcccatcgggggactctgggcggttttaagCATGTGCAAAGTGCCTTCCCCTCTGGAACGTTTGATTCCAGGGAAGAGCACCTCCAGACAGGCTATGCCTGAGGAGCTGCTGCTTCGCAGCCCCTCAGGAGACCTGAGGGCAAGAGAGGCCGGGGAGGGGAGCATCTCTCTGCCTCTTCCTTCTCGGGCCAGATGGAGGGAGAGGCCCCAGCTGATCCTCCCAGATTTGGCTGGCTCCTTGCTGGAGGGGCATGAGACTGTTCCACCCCCCCGCTGGACCGTCCCACCTCGCCCTAGGCTTGGAGGGGAGCCAGAGCTGGCAGCTGGGGAGGCTGCAGTTGAAAGGCTCTCGGTGGGTTCAGGGGAGGGGCGTGGAACTGGCACAGAACCCGAGatgcggggaggggggaggatgcTGGGCCCATGGCAGTGGTGCCTTTCGTGGGCCAGGTGCGGAGCGGCCCACGCTCGCTTCTCTGCCAGGCGGCCGACAGGCATGGCCTGAGCCAGGCTTTGTGGTCAAGGCAATCAAAGGCATCACCTGCTCGGATTTTGGCACCAGGAGGCCTATTGTCCTGCTGCTGTTAGGCTCAGCCTGCCAACTGGCAGGTGGGGGCACCACCCTGGGGGAGAGCTGCACCCTCTCCTGCAATCTGGACTCTAGACAGGTGGCCACATCACCTTGCATCAGGGCAGGATCCAGAAGAGCAGGGGTCTGGCTCTCCTGCACCTGGTGTGTTATATTAAGCAGGAAGTTTGCCTCCTTGAGATGCCACAGTTACCAGATCACCGAAGTCCTTCTGGAaacccctctccccccaccctgcagGCAGCTCCCACACAGCCCCCAGCCCCAGGAATGGGTGACCAGGTTTTTTTCTCCTCAGTGTATATCGGAAACAGTATAACATCAACTGAGCGATTAGCCTTTTGGAGCAATATAGTAGAGTAAAGGAGTAAAACGGTGCATCGCGCAGATTGAAGGAGGCACACAAATCAGGATAAACGTGACTTTCTGAACAGGCACAAGGGTGAGGGTCCAGTCCTCTTAGCCTGAAGAAGTGCCCCAGGGCTGGCCTCACGGTGGCTCGCGGGGCCCATTGGCATGGAGGGCAGGGAGAAGCCGGGGGGTAGGGGTCCCTCAGCCAGCTTCTCCCTTGGGGCGGGCTCAGTCTGTTGAAGGACCaccaagtagcagcagcagcagcagctcttgcATCAAAGTAATTGATAGTTTCTGCAAACTCCGCTGAGGGGCGACTACATAATATTCACAGCATAACTTGCCCTTTCAGCACACCTTGGCCTCCCCAAACACTACCCCCTACTGGCCCTTCCTACCCACTTTACTGGGAGAGCAGGGAAAGGCGGCCTCTGATCACAAGGATAAGCATCATCTGCTTCCACACTTGATGCTCTTTTTTATGGGTCCCTCCAGGTCCTGGATCAAATGTGCCCCCCATCTATGGTTTGGAAGTCTCTGATCTCTCTCAGTGGGATGAGAATGTATTGGAACCGGCTGTCCAGATTGTGGAGAGCTTCTTGAAGGTAACCACCAGATCGCCCCACGGTGGGGGGGTGTTCCCTAGCACACCTTGAGTCCACCAATGATCACCTGTTATGGCTGGCAGCTGCCCCAGCCTGGTCCCCAGGGCCCCTTGCCCTGGCACACCTACCATGGCTGGGACCGAGACCATCTTGTGTCCTGCCCTGAAGGTCCAGTCCTATGGAGGAACCCTGGGAGATGGGCCGTGGGCAGCTCTGGGTTGCCAGAAAGACCCAGAAAGTTTTTCAGTATCTCCCTTAGGCAAGACATTGCCCCATCTctgcaaaaaaggatgggacagaGGCAGGAGAGTGAGAATTCCCCCCAGGCAGGTGATAAATGGAAGAATTAGCCTTCGTGTTTTCAGAGTCGATGGAAACACTGTTTTCTTGCCCCTGAATGCCAGGTAACACTTTCTGTTGGCTTAAAGCATTTGGCCCCCAACCTCATCTTGAGGCTGAAGGGCAGACCCCATGGCTAAAACATCGGGCCGGACTTCTGGACTCCTTGCTTTTATCCCATGCCCTGCTTTTAGCACCAGCAGACCTGACAAAGCATTCTGAAGGAGACAAACCTTCCTGGCTCTCCTTGCCATTTGGATGATCCTGGTAACAGTCTTGCCATGCTCTGGATTCAGGCCTCCCAGCTCTAGCCTGCTTAATGGAGAAATAAGGCAGGTTCTCCTGGCTCTGCCCAGAGGAAAGGGAGCTGAAGGTCCCACACAATAATAGAGCTGTCATCTGGATCATTGCTGATCTGGGACAAAGCTGGCACAATGGGAGAGCCAAGGCTCTGCATAGTAACCGCATAGTCAGTCTCTGAATCACAGAACTCGGAGCCCTGCCAGGAGCTTCTCTTTGGGGTGGGGTCTTCGGCTTTGAGGCCCTGCTGCCCTTCAAGGAACCGAGAAGGCAGGCTGAAGTCCTCTTTGCCTGTGGCATGCCTCTCTACTGTGCTGTCACTCCCCCCCAGGGGCAGAAGCCTCCAAGGGAACCCCTCACGCTGGAGCCAGTGCCGGGAAAGGACAAGCAGAGTTGCCAGTTTTGTGAGCTGTGTGGTAGAGTCATCATCGGGGACAGAGAATGGAGAGGTAAAGCTGGCCGGGGGCGGGGGAAAGAGGGCCAAGCAGGATCTGAGTGGCCCCAGCTGCCTGGACAAGGGCCTCCTTCCCTAAAGATTGCCACAACCTGTGTGCCACGTGACCAGCTTTTGCAGGATTGTCTACCATTCGCTTGTCTAGGCAGCAGCTTGGCAAGCTAGGAGGTGGGCTGTGGAAGCTGTGCTGCAAGCGACCGTCTGTCGTGGGCTCCCAGCCTCTCCCTTGacccccctcccaccctcctCTTTGCTGGCAGAGCAGCAAAGCCAATCACCTCCATGGACAAAGGAGGGGAGACAGCGGTGGGAAGGGCTCATCAGGAGGGTTGGCCAGGCTCTGCCTTAAATCTTACCCTGTAAGAGAATCTATtttggggcagggggggaggAGCTGTTCCCTTCAGAGCAGAATAGTGGGAAACTGAGATGGGAACCAATTGCTGCAGAAGGTGAAGTCAGCATTTTTCTGGAGTGTTCTTagctaaaaagaaaaccaagctgTGAATGCAGTACAAAGATTCTCTCAATGTTCCTTAAAACAGCCACAGTTCTTGTTTTAgctactccatgcatctgatgaagtgagtgaCAGTTCATGAAtccttttgccttttaataaaatatgttaagtctgaaaaggtactaccagattcctcctgattgttgttttaaggattttaaaatataagtttAAATGGAACTTCATGCTGGTTTGCAAACAGAGCAGAATGAGATAATGAAATTGTATCAACAGGCTGTAGGTAGGAatcctatttttaaattatttgccccccacccccccgccccggTTCTTTTCCCAAAAGTGTTCCTGTAGTAGAAAGCTTGCACAGTCTGTGCTGGGCCTTTTCTTCCAAGGGCTTGAATGTTATTTGTGTTGCCTTTCCTCCACAGGGAAAATTCAGAAATGGTGTTCCCATATTTGGCCCACTTCCTCCTCTGTCGCATCAAGATTCCCCTTTTGCTTAACTCAGCCTTACTTATAGGACTCCAGGCCCTATAATTCTCAGCTATGGTATCTAATATTGCTGTTGCTTGGGTCATGCTGTGCTGTGTGTCAGGTTTTCCAGGTGCAAAAAACAGTGTGGTTTGGGTGGAAAATGCTTGACATGTTAAAATAGGGCAGTTCAGCTGGCCTTTTATGCCAAAACCTAAGCTCAACCCATGGCAGGTTTTGGGCATTAACCTGTCTCTCTGGATCACCTTAAAAGCAGCATGAATGGATTTGCAGATAGATACCTTGCTCTGGGAAGCTGGACCAGAGGCcatgtttttttctctgaaccCCACTATTAGTAGAATAAATCTGTACCCCCATGTATGGTAAAAAATGTGTACAGTTTAATTTAGAAAAAGAAGGTGGCTTGTCATTTCCAGAGCGATATTCTGAATGACTCTCTTGTTGGCAGCTCACCTGAAATCCAAGTCCCACCTTTTCCGCCTAAAGAAGTTCCGGCACTTGGCTTCGGGTTCCCTCTCTGCaaagtgcagcagcagcagcagcagcagcagcagcagcagcagcagcagcagcagcagcagcacaggggCTCCTGCAGAGAGGACGGAGGGACCAGGGGGAGCCCATGAAACACGGGCCCAGCCACACTGCTGAGACTTTGGGCAGGTCCTctggggacagatggggtgggaCCGCATCCTCTTCATGCAGAATGAACTGAGATAAAGTGCTTTCGTGCCATTTTCCAGGAACTCTAGTCTGAAAAATGCAAGGCGCTCATTCTCCAGGAATTAACTGTCCCATTTGCCATACCATGGCACTCATCTAACTTTAcaatcctttttttccttaaatgaaggcaatatttttatattttgatacTGTGGATGCTAGTGCCTTTCTCTTAATTACCAGGACCCCGCAAATGCAGAGCGCTCTCTGCAATTTCAAGGAGGGGAGCTTGGTAGACCTCCCAGGGCCTGACCTGCCACGCCTTCCAGGACTTCATGCCAACATGTGTCCTCAACACAGCATAATTTCTGCCTTGTGTGTGGGTGGCTTGAATGCCCTGTGCGGAAGGAGAGGGAGTTGAGCTGCAGTTTTCCGAGCCTGCTTTCCAGGGGTTTCCCTCACTTTGGGCCATCAGGAACGGGCAGCAGCTTAAGAATGAGCCCCGCCCTTCCGCACAAGCCCCTCTGCCGAGTTCCTGCACAGCTTCAGGATGGGCCGTCTCCTGGGCCAGGACCAGCCTCTGCCCTCGTTGCCAGAGGGTCGGGGTCTCTGCAGGCCATCAGCCATCGTCTAATAATAAGCCGTCTAAGTCGTCAGCCCTGTTTTTCCGTCTGCCTCTTTGAGATTTTGGTCACAAAAAGGATCCAGGGACTTCCAGTGAAACCCACCCTTTGACAAAGCAGAGGTGGGCGACAAAGTCCAAGAGCTGCAGGTGGCCCCTGTCCTCAAAGGGTTCGCTGGGTATTATTGTTGAAAACGGGGGGCCTGGTTTCCCACTGGTTTGTGAAACAGAACTGTAGCTTAAGCTCTAATccaacagattatctagacccctttcagtcaggtttcaggccgggatatgggacagagactgcattggtcgcacttatggatctctggcgggagcaggatggaggcagtgcatctatcctcgctctccttgacctctcagcggccttcgataccatcgaccatggtattcttctgggacgactcagggagttgggggtgggcagcgtggttctgcgctggttcacctccttcctccagggccggtcccagtcggtggtgatatgagagatccgacccttgacccctgctttgcagggtgccacagggttcggttctttcccctctcctatttaacatctacatgaaaccactgggtgaggtcatccgtcaccacaggatgaggtaccatcggtatgctgatgatactcagatatatatctccatcccaggtgagggaagtgatgcggtagctgccctctccaggtgcctgggggctgtgggggcctggatggggagcaacaggcttcagctgaaccctggtaagatggagtggctgtggattgatggctcctcggtatctggaaagttgtcatctttagttctggatggagttgcactgccccattcagaacctgtgcgtaacttgggggtcctcctggactcacgactcctgctcgaagagcaggtggcagtcgtggctaggagggcctttgtacaacttcaggttgtgcgccagttacgcccttccctggatcaagatgccctccggacagtcactcatgccctggtcatagactactgcaatgcggtctacgtggggctacccttgaagagtatccggaagcttcagttggtccaaaatgcagctgcacggtgatgagtgctccaagatcagcacacgtaacacctctactgcatgagctgcattgggttccagtttgcttccgggtccaattcaaggtgttggttatcacctttaaagccctacatggcatggggccgggctacctgagggaccgcctcatccccctaacatggacccgccccacccaatcatgcagagagggcatgttgcagaccccgtccgtaagagaattccacctggccgggtccaggaggcgggccttctctgcagtggcccctgccctctggaacattctatcccccgaggtgaggcaggccccttcgctcccgaccttccggaggggcttaaagacctggttttgccgcctcgcctgggatgggaagggcaatagctcttcctgggggtggctggtgaggtAGAGTTCTCCcaatggaatggaaatctcccacttggattttatatttatgtttttattattttagtattggtgattttatgatgtcaggttttaaggtgaattttattgtaaaccgcccagagtcccccttttagggggagatgggcggtgatagaaatgtgaataataaataaataaacctgaacTCAGTGTTCTCTGAGGTGCTCAATGTAGCCCAAACAAAGCTTTGGTAGAACATTTTAAgataaaattatttcacattcttTAAAGCAATCCTTCACACTCCTGCTCGTTTCAGAGGTCGTCTCAATAGTTCATATCTATTTCGCTAACCCTTTGTCTTCTCGAAGTAGAGTGCTGGCTTAGGTAGAGAAAGATGCTCTTAGCTGCCCTTGTTCCAGctccttcctgcagttttcttggcaacaggatgAAGCCAGCTTTTCCCGCCTTCTGCTGGCACGTTTTTCTGCTGCCCTGTCTCCCACCCAAACAGTCACCAGGCCTGGCTCTTGTCAGCTCCCAAGCCAAGCCACGGATGGCCCAGTGTTTAGGAGCTGCACTGACGCCTCCCAAATCCCGATAGCTGGAATGTGGAAAGCAGCACTGGCCAAACAGCAGGTGCTGAAACTGCAGGCGCTGCCAGGAAGCTCCAGCATGATCATCACCAGATGGGTAACCCAGTCAGCAACAGGCAGCTTCACTGTGCCCCACTCTTCCTTGGGCCTCTCACTTCGCTGCAAAAGCCACCAGTTGCTCAGAGGGCTGGTGAAATGGCGAGCACCTGGGAGACATCAGTCAGCCATACCAGCCTCCTTTGAACTTGGGGACTGTTTTTCTGTGTCCTGGATCAATTTGGCCACTCCAGGCAAAGTACCTATTttgccccccacacacacacacctttttttcttttttagtaaagaagagaggaaaagagaggaaaggtTATGTTGCCACTGAATTTCGCAATGTGATCTTGGGGAGGGAGGCGCAAAATGGAGCTGGAGGGACCACATGTAACCCGTGTCCAAGTGTCCACCCAGGGATGGAGGCAGAACCCTGGCCTGGAAGGTTCTTGAACTACACAAAAGCCAACAGCGGAAGTCTGCTCCCCCACATTAGCTGTGCATTCTCAGGGTGGGACTTACTATTTTGCCTGTGTGGAGGGGTGGGCTGGGCGTGCCAGTTCGTTCCACCCATCCTCAGCTGATCTCCAGAGAAGGGTTGGTGGCCCATCTGTGCTTCCCCAGCTGCCCAACCCGTCCCGCTAAGTAGCTTGAGCCAAAGAGAAGGCCCTTCTTGAGAGAAGGCACGCCACCTCCCTGCCCTTCAGCTCTGTCCCCTGCTGAGGGGGCCAAAGAGTGCCCAGGAGCCTGGGGGAGAGAGGAGCGAAAGTGGAGCTGCTGGCATGG
Encoded proteins:
- the TRIT1 gene encoding tRNA dimethylallyltransferase, translating into MARSMAARRLPLVVVLGATGTGKSRLALQLGLRFGGEIVSADSMQVYQGLDIITNKVSGQEQKLCKHHMISFVDPLVTNYTVLDFQKKATAIIDEIFASQKVPIVVGGTNYYIESLLWKVLFDTKGESGGSDPAVAAAERKAELENLESQELHHRLSLVDPNMAAKLHPHNKRKIIRSLQLFEQTGIPHSELLQQQHEEKGGGPLGGPLKYPNPCILWLYAEQAVLEARLDQRVDVMLEAGLLEELQTFHQQYNQERVAENSQDYQQGIFQSIGFKEFHQFLISKDTSPEEVRHQLLDQAIQAFRTVTKRYARKQNKWVQNRFLRRPGSNVPPIYGLEVSDLSQWDENVLEPAVQIVESFLKGQKPPREPLTLEPVPGKDKQSCQFCELCGRVIIGDREWRAHLKSKSHLFRLKKFRHLASGSLSANSSSSSTGAPAERTEGPGGAHETRAQPHC